One genomic region from Plasmodium berghei ANKA genome assembly, chromosome: 4 encodes:
- a CDS encoding valine--tRNA ligase, putative yields MRNIFLYVSFILYFLLSVVLSVLKNKRSIIKEFVENNNFEITYQRHIPFRLKRDNLIDYQIKKNKKTCIKNKNNITKFSKRHKITFNENAFFINNRKIKNYSNNFLKKKNKSKKVYLLNVQNGKKIELFFNTSPNKYNSLKKIIHEIIYKKKNYLYKNNLSIKYNFFKKDSVLLNFEIIQDITKKYIIETSNYYVDYFIDIYKISHFENIYNNQVVNFIYLYKKYAKKKYQEKFNTFHYANSFILVYPPPNLSGQLHAGHYHNFIYQDIILLFNKHILSKYAIPIYGADHGGLSAHEMFWKFFIKRRSVDYIKKSDYVIEMKKWQNEIKEDILRRLQSINIIVDENEFYNTMDENMKHIVSKTFYILYKNKLILNKMYPVYYCSDLKTIISRQDIEFYENPKEHNNKKYVIKLYIVNKEDINIEPVEINNGINKDNGIGVQLENICLIPKTRNIVKYLENHQKLILNEENVIYLELESENDIHNLSAVLFYSINKDKFENKYAYISSNKKLVPMIYCKRNYVCPNDDSNQKNEKKKEQKKNIFVPVFSLERHDTKDVENFQCFDKNEKNDKNETNIYAYYKGHKCKLILSEHWYINYKKLSKIFCENNFNKKFVVFPTKYRKYFFENITSNEWILNRQIPYGHKIPIYKYECNDDSNKKNITNNKLDDDNVCDSNFEYYIYGNNVKEAYNNMMNSSIFKNKTIKIEKLKQKDVLDSWLSSALYFIHCLEQSKIDIYKLLMEKKYLVDLIYTGKDILHLWIVRSFVLFYYLIKNNYIKDVLPKKFKSSLEKNDYNLAKTIKFHGLLKDNVGKKISKTDENVKHYDKYLKNLNIDTIRLSFCFMQKEDTEDVIFSENYINKSEKFLRKLWNIANFIKINCSYNLYNKTKIKFKLNNNDQIYDFLEKLKFPKIGHIGIHTSYCNAIYMSINKLKYYDTFQAINIIHNFIMIYFSKFYINYYLFNSTNEYMKEVGNFLLIHIFNGLLKILYPFIPHITEVLYLQIYRKENINISKLKQIDENIFHPLSSNYNFFENENFLLKKSIINNTHFDIFIKLFNYFCNLKKKKLSEKNNFNIYIKLNDKNNNFPLNYYFYQEILFFHNLFDMNISLYSSKTPLAKNNNQDEKRKQEQKQKQTLLYTSKDFDIIFVPEL; encoded by the exons aaaaattattcaaacaattttctcaaaaaaaaaaataaatcaaaaaaagtatatctTCTAAATGTgcaaaatggaaaaaagatcgaactattttttaacacttcgccaaataaatataatagtctgaaaaaaattattcatgaaattatatataaaaaaaaaaattacttatataaaaataacttgtctataaaatataatttttttaaaaaagatagtgtacttttaaattttgaaataattcaagatattacaaaaaaatatattatagaaACTTCTAATTATTATGTAGACTATTTTATagacatatataaaattagtcattttgaaaatatatataataatcaagttgttaattttatttatttatataaaaaatatgcaaaaaaaaaataccaagaaaaatttaatactTTCCATTATGCcaattcatttattttagtTTACCCCCCTCCGAATCTTTCAGGGCAATTACATGCAGGTcattatcataattttatatatcaagatataatacttttatttaataagcATATACTTTCAAAATATGCTATTCCTATATATG GTGCAGACCATGGAGGGCTTAGTGCTCATGAAATGTTTTGGaagttttttataaaaaggaGAAGTGttgattatataaaaaagtcGGATTATGTAatagaaatgaaaaaatggcAAAATGAAATCAAAGAGGATATCCTAAGACGGCTACAAAGTATAAACATTATAGTTGATGAAAAcgaattttataatactatggatgaaaatatgaaacATATAGTTAGcaaaacattttatattttatataaaaataaacttattttaaataaaatgtatcCCGTATATTACTGCAGTGATTTGAAAACTATTATTTCACGACAAGATATagaattttatgaaaatcCAAAGGAACacaacaataaaaaatatgtgatAAAACTTTATATAGTTAACAAAGAAGACATAAATATTGAACCCgttgaaataaataacggaataaataaagataatgGAATAGGTGTTCAATtggaaaatatttgtttaattcCTAAAACACGaaatattgtaaaatatttagaaaatcACCAAAAGTTGATATTAAACGAAGAAAATGTTATCTATTTGGAATTAGAAAGTGAAAATGATATTCATAACTTAAGTGCTGTTCTATTTTATTCGATAAATAAAGacaaatttgaaaataaatatgcttatatatcatcaaataaaaagcTCGTTCCAATGATATATTGCAAAAGGAATTATGTCTGTCCAAATGATGATTctaatcaaaaaaatgagaaaaaaaaagagcaaaaaaaaaatatatttgttccCGTTTTTTCATTGGAAAGGCACGACACTAAAGATGTTGAAAACTTTCAATGTTTTgacaaaaatgaaaaaaatgacaaaaatgaaacaaaCATATATGCCTATTATAAGGGGCATAAATGCAAATTAATACTTTCAGAGCATTggtatattaattataaaaagttaAGTAAGATATTTTGtgaaaacaattttaacaaaaagTTTGTAGTATTTCCtacaaaatatagaaaatatttttttgaaaatataacaagTAATGAATGGATATTAAATAGACAAATTCCATATGGACATAAAATCCcgatatataaatatgaatgtAATGACGATTccaacaaaaaaaatataactaataataaattagatGATGATAATGTTTGTGATTCAAATTTTgaatactatatatatggaaataatgtaaaagaggcttataataatatgatgaattcttctatttttaaaaataaaactattaaaattgaaaaattaaaacaaaaagatGTATTAGATAGTTGGTTATCTTCagctttatattttatacattGCTTAGAACAAAGCAAAAtagatatttataaattattaatggaaaaaaaatatttagtcgatttaatatatacagGTAAAGACATATTACATTTATGGATTGTTAGAagttttgttttattttattatttaataaaaaataattatataaaagatgTTTTACCAAAGAAGTTTAAAAGCAGCCTTGAAAAAAACGATTATAATTTAGCAAAAACGATAAAATTCCATGGATTATTAAAAGATAATgtaggaaaaaaaataagcaaaactgatgaaaatgtaaaacattatgataaatatttaaaaaatttaaatattgatACAATACGATTATCCTTTTGTTTTATGCAAAAAGAGGATACAGAAgatgttattttttcagaaaattatataaataaaagtgaaaaatTTCTTAGAAAATTATGGAATATAgctaattttataaaaatcaattgttcatataatttatataacaaaacaaaaataaaatttaaattaaataataatgaccAAATATACGATTTTTTAgagaaattaaaatttcCTAAAATAGGTCATATAGGAATACACACTTCATATTGTAATGCAATTTACATGtctataaataaattaaaatattatgatacGTTTCAAGCTATTAACAtaattcataattttattatgatatatttttcaaagttttatattaactattatttgtttaattcTACTAACGAATATATGAAAGAAGTTGggaattttttattaattcatatttttaatggattgcttaaaattttatatccTTTTATTCCACACATTACTGAAGTGTTATACCTTCAAATTTAcagaaaagaaaatattaatatttcaaaacTCAAACAAAtagatgaaaatattttccatcCATTGTCATCTaactataatttttttgagaatgaaaattttttactaaaaaaaagtataataaataatacgCACTTTGacatattcataaaattgtttaattatttttgtaacttaaaaaaaaaaaaattatcagaaaaaaataattttaatatttacattaaacttaatgataaaaataataatttcccattaaattattatttttatcaagaaattctattttttcataaccTTTTCGATATGAATATATCCCTTTATTCTAGTAAAACCCCTTtagcaaaaaataataatcagGATGAAAAACGAAAACAAgaacaaaaacaaaaacaaaCTTTGTTGTATACCAGCAAAGATTTTGATATCATATTTGTACCTGAATTATGA